A genomic stretch from Thermococcus sp. MV5 includes:
- a CDS encoding Lrp/AsnC family transcriptional regulator: MKNKIDKFDLQIMSVLAKNARINYRQLAELLNTTRQRVSRRLERLEREGVIKKYTIIPDFDRLGYIYVAIGISLKPGAPIEKIIEILKEDEEVKVIQRAIGYHQLIVHLVAPKNMKEIERKIHELSKKVEGLEGMDMSFVTDIVKFELV; this comes from the coding sequence ATGAAAAACAAAATTGACAAATTTGATTTACAAATTATGAGTGTATTAGCGAAAAACGCCAGAATTAATTATAGACAGCTTGCGGAACTTCTGAACACGACAAGACAAAGGGTTTCTAGACGACTAGAGAGGCTCGAAAGGGAAGGGGTAATAAAAAAATACACTATAATACCAGATTTTGACAGGCTAGGTTATATTTACGTGGCTATCGGTATTTCCTTAAAACCTGGAGCCCCAATTGAGAAAATAATTGAGATCTTAAAAGAGGATGAAGAAGTAAAAGTCATTCAGAGAGCTATTGGATATCACCAGTTGATAGTTCACTTAGTAGCTCCGAAGAATATGAAAGAAATCGAAAGGAAAATCCATGAACTCTCTAAAAAAGTTGAAGGATTAGAAGGTATGGACATGAGTTTTGTAACAGACATTGTTAAATTTGAGCTCGTCTAA
- a CDS encoding TIGR00297 family protein: MNIILSVTLVGTLGIMAYKLRALDNKGALAATFLGVLTLGLGGVYPFLALLAFVILGILATKYHFSEKIRNGIAQEGKGIRSWENVLGNGLAALIFLVMEYCTKQDIFWSATFSAIATANADTLASELGKIWGKTPRIITTLQPAVPGEEGAISLQGEAVAIAGAFVIGLFAIPLSNKWIEMLTAITLGGFLGCNIDSIIGATLEKRGLVNNHHTNFLATFIGGLAGALIFYLLL, translated from the coding sequence ATGAACATCATACTCAGCGTAACACTAGTGGGAACACTTGGAATTATGGCATATAAACTGAGAGCACTAGATAATAAAGGGGCATTAGCTGCCACTTTCTTGGGGGTCCTAACCTTAGGATTAGGGGGGGTATATCCATTTCTTGCCCTCTTAGCCTTTGTAATACTCGGAATTCTAGCTACTAAGTATCACTTTTCTGAAAAAATCAGAAATGGAATTGCACAAGAAGGCAAGGGGATTAGAAGCTGGGAAAATGTTTTAGGGAATGGTTTAGCTGCATTAATATTTCTGGTCATGGAATACTGCACAAAGCAGGACATTTTTTGGAGTGCAACATTCTCGGCAATAGCTACTGCAAATGCAGATACCCTAGCCAGCGAACTGGGAAAAATCTGGGGAAAAACTCCAAGAATTATAACAACTCTCCAACCAGCAGTACCAGGAGAGGAAGGTGCTATATCCCTACAGGGTGAAGCAGTTGCAATAGCAGGGGCCTTCGTCATAGGTCTTTTTGCCATTCCCTTAAGCAATAAGTGGATTGAAATGCTTACTGCGATAACTTTGGGTGGATTCTTGGGATGCAATATAGATAGCATTATTGGAGCTACACTAGAAAAAAGAGGCTTAGTGAACAATCACCATACAAACTTTTTAGCAACCTTCATTGGAGGACTTGCTGGAGCTTTGATCTTCTATCTCTTGCTGTGA
- a CDS encoding SPOUT family RNA methylase: MKFLIKTQKDMEAVAANYIKDLLDEAKIWVTPQGYSGLVLVDTKDPKAKEKFFEIPEIERIIPVLFEVPASLDAIVSVAEKIAEYISEEETFAVKTKRRGKHEFSSIDVNITLGGKIRELTNAAVDLSFPDKTVLVEIIGERAYISIAGKEEWKKFTPEKINARKLFKKVTIVQMPYWGDYKACKNFGEKIGRAVQAFEVKELIIAPKEKMNAYELMEFIKGIRTGQESRYQIQKEAYPWKVEKVPISVWDLYQVIRDKRRSKRLLIITDPKGNTIPEMKENLAKDLYYAKEVVIFIGSREGIPRGLFRYADYVLDLAPYMTFATEHGIPAVLIALWTIYEEKLRKKGIKGE, from the coding sequence ATGAAATTTTTGATTAAAACTCAAAAGGATATGGAAGCAGTAGCTGCAAATTATATTAAAGATCTTCTTGATGAGGCTAAAATATGGGTAACCCCTCAAGGTTATTCTGGTTTAGTTCTTGTTGATACTAAAGACCCAAAGGCCAAAGAAAAGTTTTTTGAAATTCCTGAGATTGAAAGGATTATTCCAGTTCTTTTTGAAGTTCCAGCAAGTCTTGATGCAATAGTAAGTGTAGCTGAAAAAATTGCGGAGTATATAAGCGAAGAAGAAACCTTTGCAGTAAAAACAAAAAGAAGAGGAAAGCATGAGTTCTCAAGTATAGATGTGAATATTACTCTTGGTGGAAAAATTAGAGAACTTACGAACGCAGCAGTTGACTTGTCTTTTCCAGACAAGACAGTTCTTGTGGAAATTATAGGTGAGAGGGCTTACATTTCCATTGCTGGAAAAGAAGAGTGGAAGAAATTTACCCCTGAAAAGATCAATGCAAGAAAGCTGTTCAAAAAGGTCACTATAGTCCAAATGCCCTATTGGGGAGATTATAAGGCATGTAAAAACTTTGGTGAAAAAATTGGAAGAGCTGTTCAGGCTTTTGAAGTTAAAGAGCTAATAATTGCACCTAAAGAAAAAATGAATGCCTATGAATTGATGGAATTTATAAAAGGCATTAGAACAGGCCAGGAGTCAAGGTATCAAATTCAGAAAGAAGCTTATCCTTGGAAAGTTGAGAAAGTCCCAATTAGTGTTTGGGATCTTTATCAAGTTATAAGAGATAAAAGAAGGAGCAAACGGCTTCTTATAATAACAGATCCAAAAGGGAACACTATTCCTGAAATGAAGGAAAATCTTGCGAAGGACTTGTATTATGCTAAGGAGGTTGTTATTTTCATAGGGTCAAGGGAAGGCATTCCAAGAGGTCTTTTTAGGTATGCTGATTATGTGCTTGACTTGGCTCCATACATGACGTTTGCAACGGAACATGGAATCCCTGCAGTTTTAATAGCTCTTTGGACGATTTACGAAGAAAAACTCAGGAAAAAAGGGATTAAAGGGGAGTAG
- a CDS encoding 30S ribosomal protein S3ae, which produces MPRINPRKRAAAAKDKWKLKDWYIVYAPEFFGNVEIGLTPAADPEKVKGRVIETTLKDVTGDFTKGHVKLYFQIHDVKGQNAYTKFKGHKLSRSYIRSLVRRRTTRIDGIFNVTTKDGYKLRVMGMVIAIRRIQTSQERAIRDIMESIIRKKAEELNFTEFILEAVTGRMGAELAREAKKIYPLKRAEIRKIKVLAEPEA; this is translated from the coding sequence ATGCCAAGAATTAATCCGAGAAAGAGAGCTGCTGCCGCGAAGGATAAGTGGAAGCTTAAGGACTGGTATATAGTATACGCTCCAGAGTTTTTTGGAAACGTTGAAATAGGACTCACTCCTGCAGCAGATCCTGAAAAAGTTAAAGGTAGGGTTATTGAAACCACATTAAAAGATGTGACAGGGGACTTTACAAAGGGTCATGTTAAGCTTTACTTCCAGATACATGATGTTAAGGGTCAGAATGCATATACCAAGTTCAAGGGGCACAAACTCTCTAGAAGCTATATAAGGAGCCTTGTAAGAAGAAGAACTACAAGAATAGATGGAATCTTCAATGTCACAACTAAGGATGGGTACAAACTCAGAGTCATGGGAATGGTCATTGCTATAAGAAGAATTCAAACCAGTCAGGAAAGGGCAATTAGAGACATCATGGAAAGTATAATCCGCAAAAAGGCTGAGGAACTTAACTTCACTGAATTTATATTAGAGGCAGTTACTGGTAGAATGGGCGCTGAATTGGCAAGAGAAGCAAAGAAGATCTATCCACTTAAAAGGGCTGAGATAAGAAAGATAAAGGTTCTTGCTGAACCAGAAGCGTGA
- a CDS encoding KEOPS complex subunit Pcc1, translating to MKISARAEIVWDYENENVARAIAEAVDVDNLDLPENFKFKTYWKDGRVITKVKYLGEIESLIVALDDLVFSIKIAEDVIKK from the coding sequence ATGAAAATTAGTGCTAGGGCTGAGATAGTATGGGATTATGAAAACGAGAATGTAGCCCGAGCTATAGCCGAGGCAGTTGATGTTGATAATTTGGATTTACCAGAAAACTTTAAATTTAAAACTTACTGGAAAGATGGTAGGGTCATAACAAAAGTTAAATACCTTGGTGAGATTGAAAGCTTGATAGTGGCGCTGGATGATTTGGTATTTTCAATCAAGATCGCTGAGGATGTCATAAAGAAGTGA
- a CDS encoding DHHA1 domain-containing protein produces MDKNAFLDRVREGAELIKMHIELGHTIRIISHRDADGITAGAILAKAIAREGTNFHLSIVKQLNEDTIKELAEENQKIYVFSDLGSGSISLIEKYLADATVVIADHHPPEDGEIEQENHVLVNPTQFGADSVRDLSGSGVAYFIAKALNEKNEDLSYLALVGAVGDMQEVDGQFHGMNIDIINDAKELDLIEVQKEIRLFGRETRTLSQMLAYASNPELPGITGDIRDAIEFLRSKGFDPDMNYWQLKEEEKRRLHDVLVIHLIKNNASKEDIDRLIGDVILIKKYPEGDPRHEAREFATLLNATGRLNMGTLGVAICLGDEKAFKDALKLVDEYKREQIEMRRYLIQNWNSAIEKDHAYVFYAGKNIKDTMVGIAATMAINAQLARAEKPVIVLADSEEDGLIKGSARTTKKGIEKGYDLGEALRKAAEVLGGEGGGHAIAAGIRIPKDKLDEFTELINRLLGEQNSRGEKNEN; encoded by the coding sequence ATGGATAAAAATGCGTTCTTAGATAGGGTTAGAGAAGGGGCAGAGTTAATAAAAATGCACATTGAGTTAGGGCATACTATACGTATAATCTCCCATAGAGATGCAGATGGTATTACTGCAGGAGCGATTCTAGCAAAAGCTATAGCGAGAGAAGGCACTAATTTTCACCTAAGCATTGTAAAACAGCTCAACGAGGACACAATTAAAGAGCTGGCTGAAGAGAACCAAAAGATATACGTTTTCAGTGACTTGGGGAGTGGATCTATAAGCCTAATTGAGAAGTATCTAGCGGACGCCACAGTAGTGATAGCTGATCATCATCCCCCTGAAGATGGGGAGATTGAGCAGGAGAATCATGTTCTCGTGAATCCTACACAATTTGGGGCGGATAGTGTTAGGGATTTGAGTGGCTCGGGCGTTGCTTACTTCATTGCGAAGGCATTAAATGAAAAGAACGAGGACTTGAGTTACTTAGCTCTAGTTGGTGCAGTTGGGGATATGCAGGAAGTGGATGGTCAGTTTCACGGGATGAACATTGACATAATAAATGATGCAAAAGAGCTCGATCTTATAGAAGTACAGAAAGAGATAAGGCTTTTTGGAAGAGAAACAAGAACATTATCTCAAATGCTTGCTTATGCGTCAAATCCGGAACTTCCAGGGATAACAGGGGATATAAGGGATGCTATAGAGTTCCTCCGAAGCAAGGGATTTGATCCAGATATGAATTACTGGCAACTTAAAGAGGAAGAGAAAAGGAGACTTCATGATGTACTAGTTATCCATCTGATTAAAAACAACGCTTCTAAAGAGGATATCGATAGGCTCATAGGGGATGTGATCCTTATTAAAAAATATCCCGAAGGGGATCCACGACACGAGGCAAGAGAATTTGCTACACTACTAAATGCAACTGGGAGACTTAACATGGGCACGCTCGGTGTTGCGATATGCTTAGGAGACGAAAAAGCATTCAAAGATGCCTTAAAGCTTGTAGATGAGTACAAAAGAGAGCAAATAGAAATGAGACGATACCTTATTCAAAATTGGAACAGTGCAATTGAGAAAGATCATGCTTATGTTTTCTATGCTGGAAAGAACATTAAAGATACTATGGTTGGGATAGCAGCCACTATGGCAATAAATGCTCAGTTAGCTAGAGCCGAAAAACCTGTGATAGTTTTAGCAGACAGTGAAGAGGATGGACTTATTAAGGGATCTGCTAGAACTACTAAAAAGGGCATTGAAAAGGGATATGACCTCGGAGAAGCCCTAAGAAAAGCTGCTGAAGTGCTTGGAGGAGAAGGCGGAGGTCACGCTATAGCAGCAGGGATAAGGATACCAAAAGATAAGCTTGATGAGTTTACAGAACTCATAAATAGACTTCTTGGAGAACAGAATTCACGTGGTGAGAAGAATGAAAATTAG
- a CDS encoding 30S ribosomal protein S15, which yields MARLHARKRGKSGSKKPPRTAPPTWVEYTAEEVENLVIKLRKEGYSAAMIGTILRDQYGIPSVRLITGKKITQILDENGLAPELPEDLMFLIRKAVKLRKHLEQHPKDLHSRRGLQLTESKIRRLVKYYRGTGKLPAKWRYDPEQAKLLVR from the coding sequence ATGGCACGGTTACATGCAAGAAAGAGAGGAAAATCTGGATCGAAAAAACCACCGAGGACTGCTCCACCTACTTGGGTGGAATATACTGCTGAAGAGGTTGAGAATCTCGTTATCAAACTTAGAAAAGAAGGTTACAGTGCTGCTATGATTGGTACTATTTTGAGAGACCAGTATGGGATACCAAGTGTTAGGCTTATCACTGGAAAGAAGATAACCCAAATTCTTGATGAAAATGGTCTTGCACCAGAGTTACCAGAGGACTTAATGTTCCTTATCAGGAAAGCAGTTAAGCTAAGGAAACACCTAGAACAACATCCCAAGGATCTTCACTCAAGAAGAGGACTTCAACTCACAGAAAGCAAGATCAGGAGACTTGTTAAGTACTACAGAGGAACTGGAAAGTTACCAGCTAAATGGAGATATGACCCAGAACAGGCAAAGTTGCTTGTCCGCTGA
- the cas6 gene encoding CRISPR-associated endoribonuclease Cas6, protein MRIEIKLKPENKDLIVPFNYNDEIHDQLLEKIFLAAPDLAEILQTEYKDYFTFSRIMIREREIIPEEGIKVLSDDVSLYISSSLTEIIKAIAEGFVSNPILKVGNATFSMINIEILREPQISEGTLFSTLSPIVVRTAKFEDNKVKIWDLYPNSPGFQDKLRKIMLTKFSEIYGKLPEDTDFHIDVIKFKPVRIKVGKTYYRGSLMVFRYYGSKEIAKFGYENGFGDKTSYGFGMVKVIEEEEQ, encoded by the coding sequence ATGAGAATTGAAATCAAGCTTAAACCAGAAAATAAGGATCTTATAGTTCCCTTCAACTACAATGATGAAATTCATGACCAATTGCTTGAAAAGATATTCCTTGCAGCACCAGATTTAGCTGAAATATTGCAAACAGAATACAAGGACTATTTTACCTTCTCCAGGATAATGATTAGAGAAAGAGAAATTATTCCAGAGGAGGGCATTAAAGTCCTTTCAGATGACGTGTCCCTCTACATATCCTCCTCACTTACCGAAATCATAAAGGCAATTGCAGAAGGCTTTGTCTCAAATCCTATTCTCAAAGTGGGTAATGCCACCTTTTCGATGATAAATATTGAAATACTCAGGGAACCACAGATATCCGAAGGCACACTATTCTCGACATTAAGTCCCATTGTTGTTAGAACCGCCAAATTTGAAGATAATAAGGTAAAGATCTGGGATTTATATCCTAACAGTCCTGGATTTCAGGATAAACTTAGAAAGATCATGCTCACAAAATTCTCGGAAATATACGGAAAACTCCCGGAGGATACTGATTTTCACATAGATGTCATAAAATTCAAGCCAGTACGAATAAAAGTGGGCAAAACATACTATAGGGGCTCACTGATGGTCTTTAGGTACTACGGTTCAAAGGAGATAGCAAAATTTGGATACGAAAATGGATTTGGGGATAAAACCAGTTATGGGTTTGGTATGGTCAAAGTGATTGAAGAAGAAGAGCAATAA
- a CDS encoding glycosyltransferase 4 family protein yields MITAVIGIFLSLILTPYIASIMRKAGILGRDIHKLDKPEIPEMGGIVFLISLPLSLLTILNGTIGKAILIFVLFGIVGILDDITRLKQSHKVVLSLLVSLIVFSFSLNTSLNLLLFSIELGVLYYIFSILFITGAANLVNLLAGFNGLEVGTSTIALFFLGLMTSGSAQILAFTGAAVGLGFLWWNKYPAKIFPGDTGTLSLGALIGIVGILGKVELFVAILLLPHFVDFLLKAKIRFKGRPLGKTEVQKDGTLKAPPYLTFLGLIMRMKKVKEYQLVAIVWTIEAFLGIIALLLQSL; encoded by the coding sequence ATGATAACGGCGGTTATTGGGATTTTCCTTTCCTTGATCCTCACACCATATATTGCTTCAATAATGAGAAAAGCGGGTATTTTAGGTAGAGATATTCATAAATTGGATAAACCTGAAATACCAGAGATGGGGGGAATAGTGTTTTTGATTTCACTTCCTCTAAGTTTACTCACAATTTTAAATGGAACAATAGGTAAGGCCATCTTAATTTTCGTGCTCTTTGGAATTGTTGGTATACTTGATGACATAACCCGATTGAAACAATCCCATAAAGTTGTGCTTTCGTTATTAGTGTCTCTCATAGTATTCTCTTTTTCCTTAAACACCAGCTTAAATTTATTATTATTCTCAATTGAACTTGGCGTGCTTTATTACATTTTTTCTATTCTCTTTATAACTGGAGCCGCAAACTTGGTGAATCTATTGGCAGGTTTTAATGGATTAGAAGTTGGGACTTCAACAATAGCCCTTTTCTTTTTAGGGTTAATGACATCTGGGAGTGCACAGATTTTGGCTTTTACAGGGGCAGCAGTTGGGTTAGGGTTCTTATGGTGGAACAAATATCCAGCAAAGATTTTCCCAGGTGATACTGGTACTCTGTCTCTGGGGGCACTAATAGGAATTGTAGGGATTTTAGGAAAAGTTGAGCTCTTTGTGGCAATTCTCCTCCTTCCACATTTTGTAGACTTTCTCCTTAAGGCAAAGATACGATTTAAAGGTAGGCCTCTAGGTAAAACAGAAGTTCAGAAAGATGGCACACTTAAAGCTCCTCCCTATCTAACCTTTTTAGGCCTTATAATGAGAATGAAAAAAGTGAAGGAATATCAACTTGTTGCAATAGTATGGACAATAGAAGCTTTTCTAGGCATTATTGCTCTTCTTCTTCAATCACTTTGA
- a CDS encoding glycosyltransferase, whose translation MDIQLVIFDLDGTLIGAPMDFKEIKERLQNKLLEEGIPEKLIGNLTPMYETLIRISQKTGIDFEHLHSFLVELELERAKESYLFEGTRKLLEFLRDNGIKLALMTRSSRKATEFTLKKHEIIDLFDLIVTRDDVPWKEVKPNDGHLRAILDHFKIPPTKTVVVGDHGYDLIPAKALGTLSVLVTSNESGRMSFQIDEKANFEIPTIKEAIPLFKRLLKTYVVVPAYNEEKTIGMVLERLLEYFKKSEIVVINDGSKDRTKEIAEKKGVVVLSHLVNRGLGGALGTGIKYALLKGAEIVLTFDADGQHRIEDALKVMKPVIEGKVDFAVGSRLKGDVTQMPFVKRLGNSILDFITAAFAGKYVTDSQSGLRCLNRKCASKLKITCDRYAVSSEIIIEAAKNGCKISEIPIKAVYTEYTKKKGTNIIEGIKIAFDLIIEKLR comes from the coding sequence ATGGATATCCAACTGGTGATCTTTGATCTCGATGGAACACTCATAGGAGCCCCAATGGACTTCAAAGAAATAAAAGAGAGACTACAAAATAAATTACTAGAAGAAGGGATTCCAGAGAAGCTGATAGGTAATTTAACTCCCATGTATGAGACATTAATTCGGATCTCCCAAAAGACTGGGATAGATTTTGAACATTTACATTCATTTCTTGTGGAACTTGAACTCGAAAGGGCTAAAGAGAGTTACTTATTCGAGGGGACGAGAAAACTTCTCGAATTTTTAAGAGATAATGGGATAAAACTAGCCTTAATGACAAGAAGTTCCCGCAAAGCCACTGAATTCACTCTGAAAAAACATGAGATTATAGATCTCTTCGACCTTATAGTAACACGAGATGACGTTCCTTGGAAGGAAGTAAAACCAAATGATGGACACCTAAGGGCCATTTTAGATCACTTTAAAATTCCCCCTACAAAAACTGTGGTGGTCGGGGATCATGGATACGACTTGATTCCTGCAAAAGCTCTAGGAACCTTAAGTGTCCTTGTAACCTCTAACGAAAGTGGCAGAATGAGTTTTCAGATAGATGAAAAAGCCAATTTTGAGATACCTACGATAAAAGAGGCAATACCTTTATTTAAACGATTGCTTAAGACTTACGTAGTTGTTCCTGCATACAACGAAGAGAAAACTATTGGAATGGTCCTAGAAAGGTTATTAGAATACTTCAAAAAAAGTGAGATTGTAGTAATAAACGATGGAAGCAAAGACAGAACAAAAGAAATCGCAGAGAAAAAAGGAGTTGTAGTACTAAGCCATCTAGTAAACAGAGGACTAGGCGGTGCCCTCGGCACAGGGATAAAATATGCGCTCCTTAAGGGCGCAGAGATTGTCTTAACTTTCGATGCTGATGGACAACATCGAATAGAAGATGCCTTGAAAGTCATGAAACCTGTAATTGAGGGAAAAGTAGATTTTGCGGTTGGATCTAGGCTAAAAGGAGATGTCACTCAAATGCCCTTTGTAAAACGCCTTGGAAACTCTATATTGGATTTTATAACCGCAGCTTTTGCAGGAAAGTATGTCACTGATTCTCAAAGTGGGCTAAGATGCTTAAATAGAAAATGTGCTTCAAAATTAAAGATAACGTGTGATAGATACGCTGTTTCAAGTGAGATAATAATAGAAGCCGCTAAAAATGGGTGCAAAATTAGTGAGATCCCAATAAAAGCTGTTTACACAGAATATACTAAAAAGAAGGGAACAAACATTATAGAGGGAATTAAAATCGCCTTTGATTTAATTATAGAGAAGTTGAGGTGA
- a CDS encoding DUF2304 family protein: MYVVQYIAILASLGIMTYVLGKYGKKEMTWQAFIFWEFLLIIMLMISLKPVETSILIKNLLGLGRGLDALFVVLIGLNYILMFRIYMRIDKTEREITELTRQMAIELQEIKESLKKLEK; the protein is encoded by the coding sequence GTGTATGTTGTCCAGTATATTGCTATCTTGGCGTCTTTGGGAATTATGACATATGTGTTAGGGAAATATGGGAAGAAGGAAATGACATGGCAGGCATTTATTTTCTGGGAATTCCTCCTAATAATCATGCTAATGATCTCTTTAAAGCCTGTTGAGACATCGATCCTCATAAAAAACTTATTGGGGCTTGGAAGAGGATTAGATGCCCTGTTTGTAGTATTGATTGGGCTTAACTACATTCTCATGTTTAGGATATACATGAGAATAGATAAAACCGAAAGAGAAATAACAGAACTCACTAGACAAATGGCTATTGAGCTTCAAGAAATCAAAGAAAGCCTAAAAAAACTTGAAAAATAG
- a CDS encoding cytidine/deoxycytidylate deaminase family protein: MEVEIILNKKKAEHIKNIRPTKDEYFMLIAKLVGLRATCPRLRVGAVAVKDGYILATGYNGAPRNMEHCIDVGCLLVDGHCHRAVHAEQNVIAMAARKGISLEGATVYVTHFPCDTCFKLLINAGVKEIVYEKMYPNKATEILLKEAQKKGIVKIRQFKVPKERVKIFLEELFRENLLTE; this comes from the coding sequence ATGGAAGTAGAGATAATTCTCAACAAGAAAAAAGCAGAACACATAAAGAACATACGTCCCACAAAGGATGAGTACTTTATGCTTATTGCAAAACTTGTAGGGCTTAGAGCAACCTGTCCAAGACTTAGGGTCGGAGCTGTGGCTGTTAAGGATGGATATATTTTAGCTACTGGATACAACGGAGCACCTAGAAATATGGAGCATTGTATTGATGTGGGTTGTTTGTTAGTTGATGGCCATTGTCACAGAGCGGTTCATGCAGAACAAAATGTTATAGCAATGGCGGCTAGGAAGGGAATAAGTTTGGAAGGAGCCACCGTATATGTAACTCACTTCCCCTGTGACACCTGCTTTAAGTTGTTAATTAATGCGGGAGTTAAGGAGATAGTCTACGAAAAGATGTATCCAAATAAAGCTACTGAAATTCTCCTAAAAGAGGCCCAAAAAAAGGGTATTGTAAAAATAAGACAATTCAAGGTTCCTAAGGAGAGGGTTAAAATATTTTTGGAGGAACTCTTTAGAGAGAATCTTTTGACAGAGTAA
- a CDS encoding M48 family metallopeptidase, whose product MLKLIFLAQLLITLLYLGRIGLAVTLLTIFILVGLYFWTIRRSLQRDQRLLSFEDMPWLYDGIMRMANKAGIAPPEIYILDDYIPNAYSFGNSIVLSLGLFEVLDEEEILAVAAHEIGHIKNSDTLMFPLISYLRYLMLSLALLNTVFSKSLLGSIVSILLYIAYEVERSRHLRKREFKADETALRLVPKPLALKEALEELKYYEDLRTTVKDPVLPSIEPSIERKSQKPFFTTHPSYDERIWRIMAEVDAMTLRERIFN is encoded by the coding sequence ATGCTTAAGCTTATATTTTTGGCCCAACTATTGATAACCTTATTATATCTGGGTAGGATTGGGCTAGCTGTTACTCTACTCACAATATTTATTCTTGTGGGCCTTTACTTTTGGACAATTAGACGATCTCTCCAAAGGGATCAGAGGCTCCTCTCTTTTGAAGATATGCCGTGGCTTTATGATGGGATAATGAGAATGGCAAACAAAGCGGGCATAGCACCTCCGGAAATTTATATACTTGACGATTACATCCCGAATGCATACTCATTTGGAAATTCAATTGTCCTTTCATTAGGCCTTTTTGAAGTGCTTGATGAGGAGGAAATTCTTGCTGTGGCTGCTCATGAGATAGGGCATATTAAGAATAGTGATACTCTTATGTTCCCATTAATCTCATACCTAAGGTATCTTATGCTTAGTTTAGCTTTATTGAACACAGTATTTTCCAAGAGTTTATTAGGGAGTATAGTTTCAATATTGCTTTACATTGCTTATGAAGTTGAGAGGTCACGTCATCTAAGAAAAAGAGAGTTCAAGGCGGATGAGACCGCACTGAGACTAGTTCCAAAACCTTTGGCATTAAAAGAAGCCCTCGAAGAATTGAAATATTATGAAGATCTAAGAACTACCGTTAAGGATCCAGTATTACCTTCAATAGAGCCAAGTATTGAAAGAAAGTCACAAAAACCATTTTTCACTACCCATCCTAGTTATGATGAGAGGATTTGGAGAATAATGGCGGAAGTTGATGCAATGACTTTAAGAGAAAGAATCTTCAATTAA